A portion of the endosymbiont of Galathealinum brachiosum genome contains these proteins:
- a CDS encoding 50S ribosomal protein L19, with product MSNIIAAINAEQMKTDIPAFSSGDTVIVQVKVKEGDRERLQAFEGVVIAKRNRGLHSAFTVRKISNGEGVERVFQTHSPMIGKIEVKRHGKVRRAKLYYLRGLTGKAARIKEKL from the coding sequence ATGAGCAACATCATCGCAGCAATTAATGCGGAACAGATGAAAACAGATATCCCTGCATTTTCATCAGGTGATACCGTTATCGTACAGGTTAAAGTTAAAGAAGGTGATCGTGAGCGTTTACAGGCATTTGAAGGTGTTGTAATTGCTAAGCGTAACCGTGGTCTGCATTCAGCATTTACAGTTCGTAAGATTTCGAACGGTGAAGGTGTTGAACGTGTTTTTCAGACACACAGCCCAATGATTGGCAAAATTGAAGTTAAGCGTCACGGTAAAGTACGTCGTGCCAAGCTTTATTATCTTCGTGGTCTTACTGGTAAGGCTGCACGTATTAAAGAAAAGTTATAA
- a CDS encoding 30S ribosomal protein S16: MVTIRLSRGGAKKKPFYHVVVTDSRMPRDGRYIERVGFFNPMAKGAEKNLEISLDRIDHWVGQGAGTSDRVANLIKQARKATAA, from the coding sequence ATGGTAACCATTCGTTTATCACGCGGCGGCGCTAAGAAAAAGCCTTTTTATCATGTAGTTGTAACAGATTCACGTATGCCACGTGATGGTCGTTACATCGAACGTGTAGGTTTCTTTAATCCTATGGCAAAAGGTGCTGAAAAGAACCTTGAAATCAGCCTTGATCGTATTGATCACTGGGTTGGCCAGGGTGCAGGCACGTCAGATCGCGTTGCAAACCTGATCAAGCAAGCGCGTAAAGCAACTGCTGCTTAA
- a CDS encoding ribosome maturation factor RimM, whose product MAEQATIDGSDENRLISLGNISGVFGVKGWVKVHSFTDPREKIVKYGTWQIKHQGKWRKVELAGGKRQGKTVVAKIAGLDDRDEAMLYQGDEIAIYPDQLDKLKPGEYYWHQLTGLKVVTTEGVELGSVHHLLETGANDVLVVKGDRERLIPFTVGNAVIEVDLLTEIITVDWDPEF is encoded by the coding sequence ATGGCTGAGCAGGCTACAATCGATGGGTCTGATGAAAATCGACTAATTTCGCTGGGTAATATATCCGGCGTTTTTGGTGTGAAGGGCTGGGTAAAGGTGCATTCTTTTACCGACCCGAGAGAGAAAATAGTCAAATACGGCACCTGGCAAATAAAACACCAGGGAAAGTGGCGCAAAGTAGAACTTGCTGGCGGAAAACGTCAGGGTAAAACCGTTGTTGCCAAGATAGCCGGATTAGATGATCGTGATGAAGCAATGCTTTACCAGGGTGATGAAATTGCTATTTACCCAGATCAGTTAGATAAGCTGAAACCGGGTGAATATTACTGGCATCAACTGACGGGGCTGAAAGTAGTGACCACAGAAGGTGTTGAGTTAGGCTCAGTTCATCATTTGCTTGAAACCGGCGCCAATGATGTATTGGTCGTTAAGGGTGACAGGGAACGATTAATCCCATTTACCGTAGGTAATGCCGTTATTGAGGTAGACCTCTTAACAGAGATTATCACTGTTGACTGGGATCCAGAGTTTTGA
- the trmD gene encoding tRNA (guanosine(37)-N1)-methyltransferase TrmD: MRFDVVTLFPEMVESVADVGVLGRAVKNGQIQLNSWNPRDYTKDKHRTVDDRPYGGGPGMLMKVEPLKLAIEGAKKKAANSRVIYMSPQGRKVTQQDVVKFAEQPGLIIIAGRYEGIDERIIESHVDEEWSIGDYVLSGGELPALVLIDAIARMIPGVLGDENSAQQDSFMQGLLDCPHYTRPEEIDGRKVPQVLLSGNHRDIDRWRLQQSLGRSWLRRADLIDALNLTDEQKQLLEAFQQEHSNS, translated from the coding sequence TTGAGATTTGATGTCGTAACATTGTTCCCAGAAATGGTGGAGAGCGTTGCGGATGTAGGTGTTTTGGGCAGGGCGGTTAAAAACGGCCAGATTCAGTTAAATAGCTGGAACCCGAGAGATTATACAAAAGATAAACATCGCACCGTTGATGATCGCCCATATGGTGGTGGTCCCGGCATGTTAATGAAAGTGGAACCACTTAAGTTAGCAATAGAGGGTGCGAAGAAGAAAGCGGCGAATAGTCGGGTGATTTACATGAGCCCACAGGGCAGAAAAGTCACTCAGCAGGATGTAGTGAAATTCGCTGAGCAACCGGGTTTGATTATAATCGCCGGTCGCTATGAAGGAATAGATGAACGTATTATCGAATCCCATGTTGATGAAGAATGGTCGATTGGGGATTATGTACTAAGTGGAGGGGAGTTACCCGCACTGGTGTTGATAGATGCGATAGCTAGAATGATTCCCGGTGTATTGGGGGATGAAAATTCAGCACAACAGGATTCGTTTATGCAGGGCTTGTTAGATTGCCCTCATTACACGCGACCAGAAGAGATTGATGGTCGTAAAGTGCCACAGGTACTGCTTAGTGGAAATCATCGAGATATAGATCGGTGGAGATTGCAGCAGAGTCTGGGGCGAAGCTGGTTAAGGCGAGCGGATTTAATAGACGCCTTAAACCTGACAGATGAACAGAAGCAGTTGTTAGAAGCCTTTCAACAGGAACATAGCAACTCTTAA